The DNA region CACCGGCTGGTGGTAGGCGATGATCGCCAGCGTCTCGATGGCGGCGCGGGACAGCTTCTTGGAAACCTCCTCCTCCGGCCGCAGCAGCGGGGCGAGGTCCACCGCCGTGCGGAAGGACCAGCCGGCGCCGGTGCGGATCAGGTTCACCCCGCGCGCCGCGTAATGGACGCGCAGTTCCTCCAGCAGCGCCCGCACGTCGGCGTCGCGGGTCAGCCGCCTTCCCAGCGTCTCCTCGTCCAGCGGGTCTGCTGAGGCGAACAGCAAAGCTTCCAGCAGGCGCAGATCGCGCAACCGCTGCTCGACCTCCTCCGGATTCTCGATTTCCTGGATCATGCCGTCGGGTCCGCTCATTCCTCGTCGCCCTGCTCATGCCGGCGCGATGCCCGGCGGACGTAGATGGGGGAAAAGGCACCGTCCTGGCGAAGCTCCACACGGCCCGCCTTGGCCAGCTCCAGCGTCGCCGCGAAATGGGCGGCCAGCGCCGAGCGGGTCAGCAGCCCGCCGCGCACGCCGTCCGGCAGGAAACTCGACAGGGTGGCCCAGTCCGGCATGCGGCCCAGCAGCTCGGACAGGCGGCGCACCGCGTCCTCCAG from Azospirillum brasilense includes:
- the scpB gene encoding SMC-Scp complex subunit ScpB, producing the protein MSGPDGMIQEIENPEEVEQRLRDLRLLEALLFASADPLDEETLGRRLTRDADVRALLEELRVHYAARGVNLIRTGAGWSFRTAVDLAPLLRPEEEVSKKLSRAAIETLAIIAYHQPVTRAEIEAIRGVATSKGTLDILMENGWIRPGRRRETPGRPLTWITTDHFLDHFGLETLRDLPGVEDLRAAGLLDSRPVLLGIGGAGLEDAEPSENTDDSDT